Proteins found in one Chiloscyllium plagiosum isolate BGI_BamShark_2017 chromosome 23, ASM401019v2, whole genome shotgun sequence genomic segment:
- the srr gene encoding probable serine racemase isoform X1 yields MRLVPRVRTEMEEAETLLSLQMLQEAREAVKQSTLQVIKTPMIHLANGAVPMKINCDLYLKLENMQTTGSFKIRGVANQFSRRENGHFITMSAGNYGKAFAYALKHFGHRGKVLMPDTAPASRTDLIASYGVEVERMPPKSLLPAVEQFVEDQKMSFLHPFDDIDLIAGHGSIGLEILEEIPYPDVVAVPCGGGGLLAGVAAAIKLSGCTTTNVYGVEPRGACTMYRSFNENKPVSMDANSIASGLAPPFAGTKAFQICRQQVKEILLISDDEIKAAVSMLYKIGLVVEPSGAAAFAAIVGEKINLKGKTAVVIISGGNVSPEELQRIVH; encoded by the exons ATGCGACTTGTTCCCAG AGTAAGAACGGAAATGGAAGAAGCGGAAACCTTGCTGAGCTTACAGATGTTGCAGGAAGCCAGGGAGGCAGTAAAGCAGAGCACTTTGCAAGTTATTAAAACACCTATGATCCACCTGGCTAATGGTGCAGTTCCAATGAAAATCAACTGTGACCTGTATCTGAAGCTTGAAAACATGCAGACAACAG GCTCATTCAAGATCAGAGGAGTAGCAAATCAGTTTTCCAGAAGAGAAAATGGGCACTTCATTACAATGTCAGCAGGAAATTATGGGAAAGCCTTTGCTTATGCTTTGAAGCATTTTGGGCATCGAGGAAAAGTATTAATGCCAGATACAGCACCGGCGTCAAGGACCGACCTGATTGCA AGTTATGGTGTAGAAGTTGAGCGGATGCCACCCAAGTCATTGTTGCCTGCTGTGGAACAATTTGTTGAGGATCAGAAAATGAGTTTCTTACACCCCTTTGATGACATAGATTTGATTGCTGGCCATGGAAG CATTGGTCTAGAAATTCTTGAAGAAATTCCATATCCTGATGTTGTGGCAGTTCCTTGTGGAGGTGGTGGTTTGCTTGCAGGGGTGGCTGCTGCCATCAAATTATCTGGCTGTACAACTACAAATGTATATGGAGTGGAACCAAGAGGAG cTTGTACCATGTACAGAagttttaatgaaaataaaccagTGTCTATGGATGCAAACAGCATTGCCTCAGgacttgctccaccatttgcaG GTACAAAAGCATTCCAGATTTGCAGACAACAAGTGAAAGAAATCCTATTGATATCAGATGATGAAATAAAAGCGgcagtttccatgctatacaagaTTGGCCTGGTTGTGGAACCCTCAGGAGCAGCTGCTTTTGCTGCTATTGTTGGAGAAAAGATCAATCTTAAAGGAAAGACAGCAGTGGTCATAATAAGTGGAGGAAATGTCAGTCCTGAAGAGCTTCAGCGTATTGttcattaa
- the srr gene encoding probable serine racemase isoform X3, which produces MEEAETLLSLQMLQEAREAVKQSTLQVIKTPMIHLANGAVPMKINCDLYLKLENMQTTGSFKIRGVANQFSRRENGHFITMSAGNYGKAFAYALKHFGHRGKVLMPDTAPASRTDLIASYGVEVERMPPKSLLPAVEQFVEDQKMSFLHPFDDIDLIAGHGSIGLEILEEIPYPDVVAVPCGGGGLLAGVAAAIKLSGCTTTNVYGVEPRGACTMYRSFNENKPVSMDANSIASGLAPPFAGTKAFQICRQQVKEILLISDDEIKAAVSMLYKIGLVVEPSGAAAFAAIVGEKINLKGKTAVVIISGGNVSPEELQRIVH; this is translated from the exons ATGGAAGAAGCGGAAACCTTGCTGAGCTTACAGATGTTGCAGGAAGCCAGGGAGGCAGTAAAGCAGAGCACTTTGCAAGTTATTAAAACACCTATGATCCACCTGGCTAATGGTGCAGTTCCAATGAAAATCAACTGTGACCTGTATCTGAAGCTTGAAAACATGCAGACAACAG GCTCATTCAAGATCAGAGGAGTAGCAAATCAGTTTTCCAGAAGAGAAAATGGGCACTTCATTACAATGTCAGCAGGAAATTATGGGAAAGCCTTTGCTTATGCTTTGAAGCATTTTGGGCATCGAGGAAAAGTATTAATGCCAGATACAGCACCGGCGTCAAGGACCGACCTGATTGCA AGTTATGGTGTAGAAGTTGAGCGGATGCCACCCAAGTCATTGTTGCCTGCTGTGGAACAATTTGTTGAGGATCAGAAAATGAGTTTCTTACACCCCTTTGATGACATAGATTTGATTGCTGGCCATGGAAG CATTGGTCTAGAAATTCTTGAAGAAATTCCATATCCTGATGTTGTGGCAGTTCCTTGTGGAGGTGGTGGTTTGCTTGCAGGGGTGGCTGCTGCCATCAAATTATCTGGCTGTACAACTACAAATGTATATGGAGTGGAACCAAGAGGAG cTTGTACCATGTACAGAagttttaatgaaaataaaccagTGTCTATGGATGCAAACAGCATTGCCTCAGgacttgctccaccatttgcaG GTACAAAAGCATTCCAGATTTGCAGACAACAAGTGAAAGAAATCCTATTGATATCAGATGATGAAATAAAAGCGgcagtttccatgctatacaagaTTGGCCTGGTTGTGGAACCCTCAGGAGCAGCTGCTTTTGCTGCTATTGTTGGAGAAAAGATCAATCTTAAAGGAAAGACAGCAGTGGTCATAATAAGTGGAGGAAATGTCAGTCCTGAAGAGCTTCAGCGTATTGttcattaa
- the srr gene encoding probable serine racemase isoform X2: MSRVRTEMEEAETLLSLQMLQEAREAVKQSTLQVIKTPMIHLANGAVPMKINCDLYLKLENMQTTGSFKIRGVANQFSRRENGHFITMSAGNYGKAFAYALKHFGHRGKVLMPDTAPASRTDLIASYGVEVERMPPKSLLPAVEQFVEDQKMSFLHPFDDIDLIAGHGSIGLEILEEIPYPDVVAVPCGGGGLLAGVAAAIKLSGCTTTNVYGVEPRGACTMYRSFNENKPVSMDANSIASGLAPPFAGTKAFQICRQQVKEILLISDDEIKAAVSMLYKIGLVVEPSGAAAFAAIVGEKINLKGKTAVVIISGGNVSPEELQRIVH; this comes from the exons ATGTCAAG AGTAAGAACGGAAATGGAAGAAGCGGAAACCTTGCTGAGCTTACAGATGTTGCAGGAAGCCAGGGAGGCAGTAAAGCAGAGCACTTTGCAAGTTATTAAAACACCTATGATCCACCTGGCTAATGGTGCAGTTCCAATGAAAATCAACTGTGACCTGTATCTGAAGCTTGAAAACATGCAGACAACAG GCTCATTCAAGATCAGAGGAGTAGCAAATCAGTTTTCCAGAAGAGAAAATGGGCACTTCATTACAATGTCAGCAGGAAATTATGGGAAAGCCTTTGCTTATGCTTTGAAGCATTTTGGGCATCGAGGAAAAGTATTAATGCCAGATACAGCACCGGCGTCAAGGACCGACCTGATTGCA AGTTATGGTGTAGAAGTTGAGCGGATGCCACCCAAGTCATTGTTGCCTGCTGTGGAACAATTTGTTGAGGATCAGAAAATGAGTTTCTTACACCCCTTTGATGACATAGATTTGATTGCTGGCCATGGAAG CATTGGTCTAGAAATTCTTGAAGAAATTCCATATCCTGATGTTGTGGCAGTTCCTTGTGGAGGTGGTGGTTTGCTTGCAGGGGTGGCTGCTGCCATCAAATTATCTGGCTGTACAACTACAAATGTATATGGAGTGGAACCAAGAGGAG cTTGTACCATGTACAGAagttttaatgaaaataaaccagTGTCTATGGATGCAAACAGCATTGCCTCAGgacttgctccaccatttgcaG GTACAAAAGCATTCCAGATTTGCAGACAACAAGTGAAAGAAATCCTATTGATATCAGATGATGAAATAAAAGCGgcagtttccatgctatacaagaTTGGCCTGGTTGTGGAACCCTCAGGAGCAGCTGCTTTTGCTGCTATTGTTGGAGAAAAGATCAATCTTAAAGGAAAGACAGCAGTGGTCATAATAAGTGGAGGAAATGTCAGTCCTGAAGAGCTTCAGCGTATTGttcattaa